A stretch of the Zonotrichia albicollis isolate bZonAlb1 chromosome 29, bZonAlb1.hap1, whole genome shotgun sequence genome encodes the following:
- the ARID3A gene encoding AT-rich interactive domain-containing protein 3A, protein MKLQAVMENLQRQQRARLQQALQEQQQQPPARCTSPPAQPSQPPGQPRGRGQEAAAPSEEGAEPESAHMQRAQMAALAAMRAAAAGLSHSPSPGLSDESQASEEEEEEERGEEEEDGGGYQQEMGSEEEEDLKGKWDEDDFEEDLGEEEEEEEEEEEEEDYEEEEDMGEEGLSSTEAVRAGAGSLLLRKPPAPQHYRGEPPRLPGGQERLPPGLGHAQPPPPAPDHGDWTYEEQFKQLYELDGDPRRKEFLDDLFSFMQKRGTPVNRIPIMAKQVLDLYMLYTLVTEKGGLVEVINKKLWREITKGLSLPTSITSAAFTLRTQYMKYLYPYECEKRGLSNPNELQAAIDSNRREGRRQGFGGSLFAYSPGGTHGLLSSPKLPVPALGLASATNGGAITPGQKIKKEEDSPIPISMPSRLPVSLAGHPVVAAQAAAVQVAAAAQAAALEQLREKLESGEPPEKKLALVTDEQQRLMQRALQQNLLAMTAQLPMSIRINSQGTRSPENRPDAAAASSNGTNSISMSVEINGIVYTGVLFAQTPGPSSSSSSSSSSAYSKGNGGGSSRSSGGSGVGSGGGSVPPAPAGLAVPPSSTSNSASSP, encoded by the exons ATGAAGCTGCAGGCGGTGATGGAGAACCTGCAGCGGCAGCAGCGCGCGCGGCTGCAGCAGgcgctgcaggagcagcagcagcagccgccagCACGCTGCACGTCCCCTCCAGCGCAGCCCTCGCAGCccccggggcagccccggggccgtGGGCAGGAGGCGGCAGCGCCCTCGGAGGAGGGAGCGGAGCCCGAGAGCGCGCACATGCAGCGGGCACAGATGGCCGCCCTGGCTGCCATGCGGGCGGCCGCCGCCGGCCTCAGCCACTCGCCCAGCCCGGGGCTGTCGGATGAGAGCCAGGCCTccgaggaggaggaagaggaggagcgcggagaggaggaggaagatggcGGCGGGTACCAGCAGGAGATGGGctctgaagaggaggaggatct AAAGGGTAAATGGGATGAAGATGACTTTGAAGAGGACCTgggtgaggaggaagaggaagaagaggaggaggaggaagaggaagactACGAGGAAGAAGAAGACATGGGAGAGGAAGGGCTCAGCTCGACAGAGGCGGTGCGGGCGGGCGCGGGGTCTCTGCTGCTCCGCAAGCCCCCAGCGCCCCAGCACTACCGGGGGGAGCCCCCACGGCTGCCAGGGGGGCAGGAGCGGCTGCCCCCCGGCCTGGGCCACGCTCAGCCCCCGCCACCAGCCCCTGACCATGGCGACTGGACCTACGAGGAGCAGTTCAAGCAG CTCTACGAGCTGGATGGTGACCCCAGGAGGAAGGAGTTCCTGGATGACCTCTTCAGCTTCATGCAGAAGCGTG GGACCCCCGTGAACAGGATCCCCATCATGGCCAAGCAGGTGCTGGACCTGTACATGCTGTACACGCTGGTGACCGAGAAGGGGGGGCTGGTGGAGGTCATCAACAAGAAGCTGTGGAGGGAGATCACCaaggggctgagcctgcccACCTCCATCACCAGCGCGGCCTTCACCCTGCGCACCCA GTACATGAAGTACCTGTACCCCTACGAGTGTGAGAAGCGTGGGCTGAGCAACCCCAACGAGCTGCAGGCGGCCATCGACAGCAACCGGCGGGAGGGCCGGCGGCAGGGCTTCGGGGGCTCCCTCTTTGCCTACTCACCCGGTGGCACCCACGGCCTGCTCTCCTCGCCcaagctgccagtgccagcGCTGGGGCTGGCGTCTGCCACCAACGGTGGCGCCATCACGCCTGGCCAGAAGATCAAGAAAG AGGAGGACTctcccatccccatctccatgCCCAGCCGGCTCCCGGTGTCCCTGGCCGGGCACCCGGTGGTGGCGGCGCAGGCGGCCGCGGTGCAGGTGGCAGCGGCCGCCCAGGCCGCAGCGCTGGAGCAGCTGCGGGAGAAGCTGGAGTCGGGGGAGCCGCCGGAGAAGAAGCTGGCGCTGGTGACGGACGAGCAGCAGCGGCTGATGCAGCGGGCGCTGCAGCAGAACCTCCTGGCCATGACTGCCCAGCTGCCCATGAGCATCCGCATCAACAGCCAGGGCACCCGCTCGCCAG AGAACCGCCCGgacgccgccgccgccagcaGCAACGGCACCAACAGCATCAGCATGTCCGTGGAGATCAACGGCATCGTGTACACAG GTGTGCTGTTTGCCCAGACGCCCggcccttcctcctcctcttcctcctcctcctcttctgcctaCAGCAAAGGCaacggcggcggcagcagccggagcagcggcggcagcggggtGGGGAGCGGCGGTGGGAGCGTgccccccgccccggccggcCTGGCCGTGCCCCCCAGCTCTACCTCCAACAGCGCTTCTTCGCCTTAA